One Vanessa cardui chromosome 23, ilVanCard2.1, whole genome shotgun sequence DNA segment encodes these proteins:
- the LOC124539600 gene encoding uncharacterized protein LOC124539600, which yields MALRCLQANLNHSARAQDLLVQSMAEWVAKGRGCVAAVVNGTAFVAVYASPNRSLAEFEQLLVEVGALVGQYSPSPVIVAGDFNAKSTAWGSPATDARGEVLEEWAVSSGLTAINRGSESTCLAKEAAIVEAWCAGSDPVVQVDREADRLGAALFRICDAAMPRVKPQTPRRRVYWWRPELRTLRRACVAARRQYARSRRRRIRDHDLEEALYTSYREACVSLRKAIAQAKEAAWVEWLASLDADPWGRPYRVVRQKLRPWTPPLTTTIQPRLLGRIAEELFPERGAFVPPAMEPEIVREVPDQASPVTEAELCAAVLKLRSKRTAPGPDGIPGRVVAIASEELGDGMCQLFSACLAEARLVSSMEPGLSEWQFGFRRGRSTLDAVARLREVAEEEVSRGGVLLAVSLDISNAFNTLPWEVVLEALRYHNIPDYLRRTIADYFSGRAVVFPTMEGVSRRIMTCGVPQGSVLGPLLWNIGYDWVLRGATTHREAAYLATAGVAHAVHRIRALGLEVALHKSEALVFHGPRNVPPQDWWLQPERWGGFCPTSVDRAVPADGCTPAWCVRWHYTAARASGNGPLLREVQQWREEARRRLMEKWEDRLRVPDASGELVAAIRPVLREKMVASEEAWAALRVFSEAVMSAKEEAERQREDDPNSLPLRRRRPGRRRRDHLGRLL from the exons ATGGCCCTGCGTTGTCTCCAGGCCAATTTAAACCACTCCGCCAGAGCCCAGGACCTTCTAGTCCAGAGCATGGCGGAGTG GGTTGCCAAGGGCAGAGGGTGCGTGGCCGCCGTTGTCAATGGAACGGCGTTCGTGGCAGTCTACGCCTCTCCTAACCGGAGTCTCGCCGAATTCGAGCAACTTCTCGTTGAGGTCGGGGCTCTGGTCGGGCAGTACTCACCGAGTCCGGTGATCGTCGCGGGGGACTTCAATGCCAAATCCACGGCTTGGGGCTCCCCTGCGACCGATGCCAGAGGAGAGGTGTTAGAGGAGTGGGCCGTGTCATCGGGACTCACGGCGATCAACAGGGgatcggagagcacgtgc ttggcaaaagaggcggccatcgtggaggcctggtgcgccggTTCCGACCCGGTCGTCCAGGTCGACCGAGAGGCCGACCGACTCGGTGCCGCCCTGTTTCGCATCTGCGATGCGGCGATGCCGAGGGTGAAGCCTCAGACTCCACGTCGCCGAGTCTACTGGTGGCGCCCGGAGCTACGGACGTTGCGGAGGGCGTGTGTTGCGGCCCGCCGCCAATACGCCAGGTCCAGACGGAGGCGGATACGCGATCACGACCTGGAGGAGGCTCTTTACACCTCCTACAGGGAGGCTTGCGTGTCGCTCCGAAAGGCCATCGCGCAGGCGAAGGAAGCGGCATGGGTGGAGTGGCTGGCGTCTCTCGACGCGGATCCGTGGGGGAGACCGTACAGGGTCGTGAGGCAGAAGCTCCGACCCTGGACACCCCCGCTCACCACCACCATCCAGCCGCGGCTTCTGGGACGAATCGCGGAGGAACTTTTTCCGGAGCGCGGAGCGTTCGTCCCACCGGCGATGGAGCCCGAGATCGTGAGGGAGGTGCCGGACCAGGCGTCCCCGGTTACCGAGGCGGAGTTGTGCGCGGCTGTCCTGAAGCTTCGCTCGAAGAGGACAGCCcccgggcctgacgggataccgggacgcgTCGTGGCGATCGCGTCGGAGGAGTTGGGCGATGGCATGTGCCAACTGTTCTCGGCCTGCCTGGCTGAGG CCCGTCTAGTCAGTAGCATGGAGCCAGGCTTGAGCGAGTGGCAGTTCGGCTTTCGCCGGGGCCGCTCGACGCTGGACGCAGTCGCCAGACTGAGGGAGGTCGCAGAGGAGGAGGTCTCTCGGGGTGGGGTGTTGTTGGCAGTGTCGTTGGATATTTCCAACGCCTTCAACACTCTGCCCTGGGAAGTGGTACTGGAAGCTCTCAGATACCACAACATTCCGGACTATCTGCGACGAACCATCGCCGACTATTTCTCGGGTAGGGCGGTGGTGTTCCCGACGATGGAGGGAGTGAGCAGGAGGATTATGACatgcggtgttccacagggctcggtTTTGGGGCCGCTACTGTGGAACATCGGCTACGATtgggtgctgcgcggggccac tacccaTCGGGAGGCGGCGTATCTTGCCACGGCGGGAGTGGCACATGCGGTCCACCGCATTCGTGCTCTGGGCCttgaggtggccttgcacaaatccGAGGCCCTAGTCTTCCATGGACCTCGGAACGTGCCACCTCAGG actggtggctgcagccggagcgttGGGGCGGATTTTGCCCAACGTCGGTGGACCGGGCGGTTCCTGCAGACGgctgtactccggcgtggtgcgtTCGATGGCACTatacg gcggcaagAGCGAGCGGGAACGGACCGCTACTGCGCGAGGTACAGCAGTGGAGGGAGGAGGCAAGACGCCGCCTCATGGAGAAGTGGGAGGATCGgctgcgagttccggatgccAGTGGGGAACTCGTGGCGGCGATCCGGCCCGTTTTGCgaga aaagatggtcgcgagtgaagaggcCTGGGCGGCGTTACGGGTCTTCAGCGAAGCCGTAATGTCCGCGAAGGAGGAGGCGgagcgacagcgggaggacgatccTAACTCCCTCCCGCTGCGCCGACGGAGACCTGGTCGGCGGCGCCGCGACCATCTTGGCCGGTTGCTATGA
- the LOC124539602 gene encoding uncharacterized protein LOC124539602 — translation MSASNNNNSPGGCHSLSDPLHGSDRPASKSGGDKDALDLFHDDHLASIKDIEMESVGVDLGVNSSLSCTKEVEVQAPMARKIQTQETAQKIPVVRLERLSESGPSPTQTGRDTRRKGEKRSRTADSFSGSESDASAHFSDAELSESSVSRWLKPSSKRGRGRPPTHGMYVGLGNSQAELSSQKERDRRFQDEDALAAYTEAAKAAIDERAARLRNRAPSVTNEEIPKTSAALDAKVQQALDVVLQVADKSGNLKGTFVRALKTAADSIKGAVADLRALTMSEEVARLEVANAQLSGQLAELRREVAQMRQTPAQPKDTNELKKIMEEALRCSREQFSTMLNARMEGIERRLLPEPRLRPPLAADRKAAQNAAASARVTTPAEPTTTTSSNVANSVGSTTVTQRKKKTKRPTMAAQEAAAAAAKKAAPAPTPKPGSSSVSWATVVRQTPNKPPKKAAGPSTKPAKAGTPKTVPAKEKKRARKRLRPPRTAVITMTLKPGATEKGLSYETVLAQAKSRIKLNDVGLTAVRFRTAATGARILEVPPGTSDAEKAADALADRLREVLSPDEVQIHRPTKCVELRVKDLDDSVTVEEVVAAVAGEGGCAAGAIRPGTIVWGPRGSGSLWLSCPITAAKKVVEVGRIRVGWVSARVTLLEPRPLRCFRCLEGGHMGAKCDRGVDRSRLCFRCGLPDHRARDCTAAEAKCAICSAAGKPAAHAVGSKGCPGSRARPAPRKGGAVAKGPVAVSQRPAEEPMETAP, via the coding sequence atgagtgcttctaacaataataattctcCAGGAGGGTGTCACTCCCTCTCCGACCCGCTTCACGGGTCGGACCGTCCCGCATcgaaatctggaggggacaaagaTGCACTAGATCTTTTTCACGATGACCATTTGGCGAGCATAAAGGATATAGAGATGGAGAGTGTGGGAGTAGATTTAGGTGTAAATAGTAGTTTAAGTTGTACAAAGGAGGTGGAAGTGCAAGCCCCAATGGCGCGCAAAATACAGACGCAGGAAACTGCACAGAAAATCCCAGTGGTGAGACTGGAACGACTCTCCGAGTCGGGCCCGTCTCCCACACAAACCGGACGAGACACGCGAAGGAAAGGGGAGAAGCGGTCCCGCACGGCGGACAGCTTCTCGGGCTCCGAGAGCGATGCGAGCGCGCATTTTAGCGACGCAGAACTCTCGGAGTCGTCAGTGAGTAGGTGGTTGAAACCCTCAAGTAAGAGAGGGCGTGGCAGACCACCTACTCACGGGATGTATGTCGGACTCGGCAATTCGCAAGCCGAGCTCAGCTCACAAAAAGAGCGAGATCGCCGCTTCCAAGACGAGGATGCGCTGGCCGCATACACCGAAGCGGCCAAGGCGGCGATCGACGAAAGGGCGGCCCGCTTAAGGAATCGCGCGCCATCCGTAACCAACGAGGAGATACCAAAGACGTCCGCCGCTTTAGACGCCAAGGTCCAGCAGGCGCTAGACGTGGTGCTCCAGGTTGCCGACAAATCGGGCAACCTGAAGGGCACCTTCGTCAGGGCTctgaagactgccgctgacTCCATAAAAGGTGCAGTTGCGGATCTCAGAGCCCTGACCATGTCCGAGGAGGTGGCCCGCCTCGAAGTTGCTAACGCTCAACTATCGGGCCAGCTGGCCGAACTACGCAGAGAAGTGGCCCAGATGCGACAGACACCCGCGCAACCGAAAGACACAAACGAACTGAAGAAGATTATGGAAGAAGCGTTGAGGTGCAGCCGGGAGCAGTTCAGTACCATGCTGAAcgcccggatggagggcatAGAGCGGCGCCTCCTTCCGGAGCCTCGGCTGCGACCTCCGCTGGCCGCAGACCGCAAAGCGGCGCAGAATGCAGCCGCATCTGCGAGAGTGACAACACCAGCTGAGCCGACGACGACAACATCTAGTAACGTCGCTAATAGCGTTGGAAGCACCACAGTCACCCAGCGCAAGAAGAAGACAAAACGCCCCACTATGGCTGCCCAGGAGGCGGCAGCGGCTGCGGCGAAGAAAGCTGCCCCCGCGCCAACTCCGAAGCCGGGCAGTTCTAGTGTGTCTTGGGCTACTGTTGTTCGGCAGACGCCGAACAAGCCACCCAAGAAGGCGGCAGGACCGTCCACAAAACCGGCGAAGGCAGGGACACCGAAGACCGTCCCTGCTAAAGAGAAGAAAAGGGCTCGCAAAAGACTTCGCCCTCCGCGCACCGCGGTTATCACCATGACGCTGAAACCCGGTGCCACGGAGAAGGGTCTCAGCTACGAGACTGTCCTGGCGCAAGCAAAGAGCCGCATCAAGCTAAATGATGTCGGCTTGACTGCTGTGCGCTTCAGGACAGCGGCCACGGGGGCAAGGATTCTCGAGGTCCCTCCGGGCACGAGCGACGCGGAGAAGGCGGCGGATGCCCTGGCTGACAGGCTCCGTGAGGTCCTAAGCCCGGACGAAGTCCAGATCCATCGACCGACGAAATGTGTCGAGTTGAGAGTCAAGGATCTGGACGACTCCGTGACGGTGGAGGAGGTGGTCGCTGCGGTGGCCGGAGAGGGGGGCTGTGCCGCTGGGGCAATCAGGCCGGGCACCATCGTCTGGGGACCGCGCGGCTCTGGTTCCCTCTGGCTGAGCTGTCCCATAACAGCCGCCAAAAAAGTCGTAGAAGTCGGCCGCATCAGGGTGGGGTGGGTCTCGGCGCGGGTTACgttgctcgagccgaggccgctccgctgcttcaGGTGCCTGGAGGGGGGCCATATGGGGGCCAAATGTGATAGGGGAGTCGACCGCAGCCGTCTGTGCTTCCGCTGCGGCCTCCCCGATCACAGAGCGCGTGACTGCACCGCCGCTGAGGCAAAGTGTGCTATATGCTCAGCGGCCGGCAAGCCGGCGGCGCATGCCGTTGGCAGCAAAGGGTGCCCGGGCAGCAGAGCTCGCCCTGCCCCTAGGAAAGGAGGAGCGGTGGCGAAAGGTCCCGTTGCCGTGTCCCAACGGCCCGCGGAGGAGCCCATGGAGACAGCTCCGTAA